A genomic window from Lactobacillus sp. ESL0677 includes:
- a CDS encoding Bax inhibitor-1/YccA family protein, with product MNNFDTNPEQRRQIRSISDTNSFLTKMYALMGVAVLVSALASYLTMTVFRSAVMQMPVAIMWVILLVPFALSMGISFKANRNPLASFIMLMILAVIYGFEFALIAGFYTGTQLTTAFVSSSVVFIAMAAFGTFTKKDLTNWGAYFGAALFGFFIAWIVNLFLHNPAITYIFSFIGVIIFTGLVASDANKMKLIYNNYGNQVSTNGLAVLGALQLYLDFINIFLFILEIFGYGNNNN from the coding sequence ATGAATAATTTTGATACTAATCCAGAGCAACGGCGGCAAATCCGCAGCATCTCTGACACTAACAGTTTTTTAACTAAAATGTACGCCTTGATGGGCGTGGCAGTTCTGGTTTCCGCTCTTGCCTCTTACCTGACGATGACCGTCTTTAGAAGTGCGGTCATGCAGATGCCGGTGGCAATAATGTGGGTGATCTTGCTGGTTCCTTTTGCCTTATCAATGGGCATTAGCTTCAAGGCTAATCGCAATCCTCTAGCCAGCTTCATCATGTTAATGATTTTAGCAGTGATTTATGGTTTTGAATTTGCCCTAATTGCCGGCTTTTACACGGGGACGCAGCTGACAACTGCCTTTGTTTCTTCAAGTGTTGTCTTCATCGCAATGGCTGCCTTTGGCACTTTTACCAAAAAGGACCTAACCAACTGGGGCGCGTATTTCGGTGCCGCACTATTTGGCTTTTTCATCGCATGGATAGTTAACCTGTTTTTGCATAATCCAGCAATTACTTACATCTTTTCCTTCATTGGTGTAATTATCTTCACTGGTTTAGTTGCCAGCGATGCCAACAAGATGAAGCTAATTTACAACAATTATGGCAATCAGGTTTCAACCAACGGTCTGGCCGTCTTAGGTGCCTTGCAACTCTACCTTGACTTTATTAACATTTTTCTATTTATCCTTGAGATATTTGGATATGGCAATAACAATAATTAA
- a CDS encoding type II toxin-antitoxin system RelB/DinJ family antitoxin, which yields MTKISQVNFKIPEEEKKEVTAIFKYYGLDLSTGIKMYLKEVQHTKSIPLKLRPVTELTQAIQEAENQDYAGSYNSINDFIKAMNSED from the coding sequence ATGACCAAAATTAGTCAAGTAAATTTTAAAATTCCTGAAGAAGAGAAAAAAGAGGTTACTGCAATTTTTAAATATTATGGTCTTGACTTAAGTACAGGAATAAAAATGTATCTTAAAGAAGTGCAACATACAAAAAGTATTCCCTTAAAATTACGGCCAGTTACGGAACTTACTCAAGCTATTCAAGAAGCGGAAAACCAAGATTATGCTGGCAGCTATAACTCAATTAATGATTTTATTAAGGCAATGAATAGTGAAGATTAA
- a CDS encoding type II toxin-antitoxin system YafQ family toxin — MKINPTKRFKRSYKYYAKKHYPMNKIIDCLKAIQENNQLFLKVHKDHKLFKNFRELHIDRQYNDDWLLIYSFDNKKKELILVLIDLGTHDNLNRLV, encoded by the coding sequence GTGAAGATTAATCCTACCAAGCGGTTTAAAAGATCTTATAAATATTATGCTAAAAAACATTATCCAATGAACAAAATCATTGATTGCCTTAAAGCTATTCAAGAAAATAATCAATTATTTTTAAAAGTACATAAAGATCATAAATTATTTAAAAATTTTCGTGAATTACATATTGACCGCCAATATAATGATGATTGGTTATTAATCTATAGTTTCGATAACAAAAAGAAAGAGTTAATTTTAGTATTAATCGATTTAGGTACGCATGATAATTTAAACAGATTAGTCTAG